A genomic window from Triticum urartu cultivar G1812 chromosome 7, Tu2.1, whole genome shotgun sequence includes:
- the LOC125523976 gene encoding uncharacterized protein LOC125523976 isoform X2 has product MESASYTPLFAREHKASVEGERREFVKETDSSGQVKETTRDEESQIQIMEANCRPDLAAGVDPLPTATGCDWRAELQPRGRSRIVHMIMEATKNFLRVSKPEELNQLREIVAGFENRAYTAATNQSNYLRKISLRMLSMEMKTQQAPRNSRVIPDQTNSWKESPIWTMDGPIGWDPTIGTPPARGDWRAMLQQEDRIRIVDMIIDTLKTRLTVAAPEDLNQLREIVVRYEKRIYTEATNQSDYLPKISLKMLSMEKKRQQPHTQASQKRARRNY; this is encoded by the exons ATGGAAAGTGCATCGTATACTCCACTCTTTGCACGCGAACACAAAGCTTCGGTGGAAGGCGAGAGACGAGAGTTTGTTAAGGAGACCGACAGCAGCGGCCAAGTCAAGGAGACTACACGAGACGAGGAATCGCAGATCCAGATCATGGAGGCCAACTGCCGGCCCGACCTTGCCGCCGGCGTTGACCCGCTCCCCACAGCTACCGGATGTGATTGGCGAGCCGAGCTCCAGCCCAGAGGGCGCAGCAGGATCGTCCATATGAT AATGGAAGCTACGAAGAATTTTCTGCGAGTATCTAAGCCAGAGGAACTGAACCAACTTCGAGAAATCGTTGCGGGATTTGAAAACCGGGCCTATACTGCCGCAACCAATCAG TCTAATTATTTGCGGAAGATTTCTCTGAGAATGCTCTCTATGGAGATGAAGACACAACAGGCCCCTAGAAATTCTCGAGTGATTCCAGATCAAACCAACTCCTGGAAG GAATCGCCGATCTGGACCATGGACGGGCCCATCGGGTGGGACCCCACCATCGGCACGCCCCCAGCCAGAGGTGATTGGCGCGCGATGCTTCAACAAGAGGATCGCATCAGGATCGTCGATATGAT AATAGATACTCTGAAGACACGTCTGACAGTAGCTGCGCCAGAGGACCTGAATCAACTTCGAGAAATTGTTGTGCGATATGAAAAGAGGATCTATACTGAAGCAACAAATCAG TCTGATTATTTGCCGAAGATTTCTCTGAAAATGCTCTCTATGGAGAAGAAGAGACAACAG CCACATACGCAGGCCTCTCAAAAGCGTGCTCGTCGGAACTACTGA
- the LOC125523976 gene encoding uncharacterized protein LOC125523976 isoform X1: protein MESASYTPLFAREHKASVEGERREFVKETDSSGQVKETTRDEESQIQIMEANCRPDLAAGVDPLPTATGCDWRAELQPRGRSRIVHMIMEATKNFLRVSKPEELNQLREIVAGFENRAYTAATNQSNYLRKISLRMLSMEMKTQQAPRNSRVIPDQTNSWKESPIWTMDGPIGWDPTIGTPPARGDWRAMLQQEDRIRIVDMIIDTLKTRLTVAAPEDLNQLREIVVRYEKRIYTEATNQSDYLPKISLKMLSMEKKRQQVSRNAHLISDQNNSSKPHTQASQKRARRNY from the exons ATGGAAAGTGCATCGTATACTCCACTCTTTGCACGCGAACACAAAGCTTCGGTGGAAGGCGAGAGACGAGAGTTTGTTAAGGAGACCGACAGCAGCGGCCAAGTCAAGGAGACTACACGAGACGAGGAATCGCAGATCCAGATCATGGAGGCCAACTGCCGGCCCGACCTTGCCGCCGGCGTTGACCCGCTCCCCACAGCTACCGGATGTGATTGGCGAGCCGAGCTCCAGCCCAGAGGGCGCAGCAGGATCGTCCATATGAT AATGGAAGCTACGAAGAATTTTCTGCGAGTATCTAAGCCAGAGGAACTGAACCAACTTCGAGAAATCGTTGCGGGATTTGAAAACCGGGCCTATACTGCCGCAACCAATCAG TCTAATTATTTGCGGAAGATTTCTCTGAGAATGCTCTCTATGGAGATGAAGACACAACAGGCCCCTAGAAATTCTCGAGTGATTCCAGATCAAACCAACTCCTGGAAG GAATCGCCGATCTGGACCATGGACGGGCCCATCGGGTGGGACCCCACCATCGGCACGCCCCCAGCCAGAGGTGATTGGCGCGCGATGCTTCAACAAGAGGATCGCATCAGGATCGTCGATATGAT AATAGATACTCTGAAGACACGTCTGACAGTAGCTGCGCCAGAGGACCTGAATCAACTTCGAGAAATTGTTGTGCGATATGAAAAGAGGATCTATACTGAAGCAACAAATCAG TCTGATTATTTGCCGAAGATTTCTCTGAAAATGCTCTCTATGGAGAAGAAGAGACAACAGGTTAGTAGGAATGCTCACCTAATTTCAGATCAAAACAACTCCAGTAAG CCACATACGCAGGCCTCTCAAAAGCGTGCTCGTCGGAACTACTGA